The proteins below are encoded in one region of Belonocnema kinseyi isolate 2016_QV_RU_SX_M_011 chromosome 5, B_treatae_v1, whole genome shotgun sequence:
- the LOC117173506 gene encoding uncharacterized protein LOC117173506 codes for MGRKCIVPGCISTGQAKSHRFPRNETVGQKWLTAIQSPLYNELIYEDFRKKKLVICCRHFKDNDYCEPNSEKKMLKYDSVPTLFLPKSHNMASDEIQMCEVEIEAEDAEILEAVSEVTAEIEIAINEFQEPVVDLEEVEEENLKISKAESFCISPNVSYVVERLCTSNIIKSSLTTPSRGRGVINAEDLNRTEDGIMRVESDVILEKEKADIADVHSSHPREIQEIIRATPSTSFSRNGKSGSGLKMKRKSLLGGASTVDLTPVAKVIHEHSSNARRMHYQTRLRFTRYDTRNKNSQGDVFEIHHTFTSSCPNHDNDHLSCSRVKVIKQD; via the coding sequence ATGGGTAGAAAGTGCATTGTCCCAGGCTGCATATCGACAGGGCAAGCAAAATCTCATCGCTTCCCTCGGAACGAAACGGTGGGTCAGAAATGGCTAACTGCAATTCAAAGTCCTTTATACAATGAACTTATTTATGAGGACTTTCGAAAAAAGAAACTCGTCATATGTTGTCGGCATTTCAAAGATAATGACTATTGTGAACCAAACAgtgaaaagaaaatgttaaagtatGATTCTGTTCCAACATTGTTTTTGCCAAAGTCTCATAATATGGCAAGCGATGAGATACAAATGTGTGAAGTAGAAATTGAAGCGGAAGACGCTGAAATTCTGGAGGCAGTATCAGAAGTGACAGCAGAAATTGAAATAGCCATAAACGAATTTCAGGAGCCTGTGGTAGATTTAGAGGAAGTGGAGgaggaaaatctgaaaatttcgaAAGCAGAATCTTTTTGCATCTCTCCCAATGTATCGTATGTAGTTGAAAGACTGTGCACAAGTAACATAATAAAGAGCTCTTTAACAACACCCAGCAGAGGGAGAGGTGTCATAAATGCAGAAGATCTAAATAGGACAGAGGACGGCATCATGAGAGTTGAATCGGACGTGATTCTGGAGAAGGAAAAGGCAGACATTGCAGATGTTCATTCATCTCACCCTCGAGAAATTCAGGAAATAATTAGAGCAACGCCCTCGACGTCTTTTTCACGGAATGGCAAGTCAGGGAGCGGACTAAAAATGAAGCGAAAAAGTCTTCTCGGCGGAGCATCTACAGTAGATTTGACTCCAGTGGCGAAAGTTATTCACGAACATTCTTCGAATGCCAGGAGGATGCATTATCAAACTAGATTGAGATTTACAAGGTATGATAcgagaaataaaaattctcaaggGGATGTCTTTGAGATACATCACACCTTCACTTCATCGTGTCCAAATCACGATAACGATCATTTATCGTGCTCACGTGTTAAAGTGATAAAACAGGATTGA
- the LOC117172554 gene encoding splicing factor 3B subunit 2 encodes MDGMPGSEVGPPPPMMLDSQQLRHMEQQEIQKQLASVPSPMSMPPPQMMGIPPPPISNPNNFPQMEPQKPPLPSLLTLKITPPTDLPNPNQPEQGEKVSDPSNMKLPAALEQALAFKNERVRELGEFDPNDQMSTNIPRETIIPDDITGLDDLLPDPEITSEKMDTRSSKIKKKKKKKKKKHSVEQKEFDESTKESSSDSKSKENMPEIEYIQEIPGIQDLEPMYRQFARVFEAFKLTEPEPRPADDKGELIGQYPPISATPASMLSSKVPLIDEFDDDAGGQQQQQGLGENGAPRLSKRKLKRLTRLSVAELKQLVGRPDVVEMHDVTARDPKLLVQLKAHRNTVPVPRHWCFKRKYLQGKRGIEKPPFDLPDFIKRTGITEMRASLQERDDTRTLKAKMRERARPKMGKIDIDYQKLHDAFFKWQTKPRMTIHGDLYYEGKEFETRLKEKKPGELSDELRTALGMPIGPNCHKVPPPWLIAMQRYGPPPSYPNLKIPGLNAPIPEGCAFGYHAGGWGKPPVDENGRPLYGDVFGIARAPGSDALDEDVDRGLWGEPESESSGEEDDDEDDEGGEGEGDMKEGEGDVSGLVTPGAEGLITPSGIASIPAGLETPETIELRKKKIESEMEGGDTPALYTVLQERRTEGLGSSMMGSTHVYDMTGAGGQAPPSVLAARRGISGTSTDTREKDGTVELALDPSELDLDSETMASRYEESMRSKHGHRREDLSDMLQDHVQRQKSKRKRQQNTDSKSSKKYKEFKF; translated from the exons atggACGGAATGCCCGGAAGTGAG gtTGGCCCACCTCCACCTATGATGTTGGACTCGCAGCAGCTGCGACACATGGAGCAGCAGGAAATTCAAAAGCAACTAGCAAGCGTGCCATCCCCTATGAGTATGCCGCCTCCCCAAATGATGGGAATTCCACCACCTCCGATATCGAACCCAAACAATTTTCCTCAAATGGAACCTCAAAAACCGCCTCTCCCTAGCCTCTTGACACTCAAAATTACACCTCCGACTGATCTTCCTAATCCTAATCAACCTGAACAAGGAGAAAAGGTATCAGATCCAAGCAACATGAAGTTACCTGCAGCTCTCGAGCAGGCGTTGGCCTTCAAAAACGAGAGAGTCAGAGAACTCGGTGAGTTTGATCCAAATGATCAAATGAGTACTAATATTCCTCGCGAGACAATCATTCCAGATGATATTACTGGTTTGGATGATTTACTTCCTGATCCTGAAATTACTTCCGAGAAAATGGATACGCGGTCTAGCaagattaaaaagaagaaaaagaagaagaagaaaaaacactCCGTTGAACAGAAAGAGTTTGATGAGAGCACAAAAGAATCATCCAGCGATTCAAAGTCAAAAGAAAATATGCCAGAAATTGAATATATACaagaaattcctggaattcaagaTTTGGAACCGATGTATCGGCAATTTGCGAGGGTTTTTGAGGCCTTTAAACTCACAGAACCTGAACCTCGTCCTGCGGATGATAAGGGAGAATTAATTGGTCAGTATCCACCTATTTCGGCTACTCCGGCCTCAATGCTTTCCAGCAAGGTTCCtctaatagatgaatttgatgATGATGCTGGCGGGCAGCAGCAGCAACAGGGCCTCGGTGAAAATGGAGCTCCAAGATTGTCTAAACGAAAGCTGAAGAGGTTGACGAGGCTGAGTGTTGCAGAACTAAAGCAACTTGTAGGACGGCCAGACGTTGTTGAAATGCACGATGTCACTGCCAG GGACccaaaacttttagtgcaattaAAAGCGCATAGAAATACAGTACCAGTGCCTCGGCACTGGTGCTTCAAGAGAAAATATCTACAGGGAAAACGGGGTATTGAAAAGCCACCGTTCGATTTACCAGATTTTATCAAACGGACAGGAATTACTGAAATGCGCGCAAGTTTGCAAGAGCGTGATGATACGAGAACTTTAAAGGCAAAAATGAGGGAACGTGCACGACCAAAAATGGGGAAAATAGATATCGATTACCAAAAACTGCATGATGCCTTTTTCAAATGGCAGACAAAACCAAGGATGACCATACACGGTGATCTTTATTATGAAGGAAAGGAATTCGAAACTcgacttaaagaaaaaaaacctgGAGAATTATCCGATGAGCTGCGAACAGCTTTGGGAATGCCGATTGGTCCCAATTGCCATAAAGTGCCACCACCTTGGCTAATTGCTATGCAGCGTTATGGTCCTCCTCCGAGTTATCCAAACCTCAAAATTCCAg GTTTGAACGCCCCCATTCCGGAAGGTTGTGCTTTCGGATACCACGCTGGAGGATGGGGAAAGCCACCAGTAGACGAAAATGGCCGACCTCTCTACGGAGATGTTTTCGGAATAGCTCGCGCACCAGGAAGCGACGCTTTAGATGAAGACGTCGACCGCGGACTTTGGGGCGAACCTGAATCCGAATCATCAGGAGAGGAAGATGACGATGAGGATGATGAAGGCGGCGAAGGCGAAGGGGATATGAAAGAAGGTGAAGGTGATGTTAGTGGTCTTGTCACTCCAGGTGCCGAGGGTCTCATCACCCCAAGCGGTATAGCATCAATCCCTGCTGGTCTCGAGACTCCAGAGACAATTGAGTtacgaaaaaagaaaatagagaGCGAAATGGAAGGTGGAGATACTCCCGCTTTGTATACAGTCCTTCAGGAGAGAAGAACAGAGGGACTTGGAAGTAGCATGATGGGTAGTACTCATGTCTATGATATGACTGGTGCTGGTGGCCAGGCACCACCTTCAGTTCTTGCTGCAAGACGTGGAATTAGCGGTACATCGACAGATACCAGAGAAAAAGATGGAACCGTAGAACTGGCGCTGGATCCCAGTGAATTAGATCTTGATTCGGAAACTATGGCTTCACGTTATGAAGAATCAATGCGTTCCAAGCACGGGCACAGAAGAGAAGATTTATCTGACATGCTTCAGGATCACGTCCAAAGACAAAAG AGCAAGCGGAAAAGGCAACAAAACACAGACAGCAAATCCTCAAAGAAATACAAggaattcaagttttaa
- the LOC117173852 gene encoding uncharacterized protein LOC117173852, with protein sequence MYADDLLLYVTGILGREASELLKLACKQLTPRLERLGLSILTPKSQLCVFSRGRGGGRGISIRINGTVVRSQCTLNYLGIILDQKMNCIAHIRAIAAKASRALNILRVIARISWGALPSLLLTVHRGLSRVCLEWGAPLFFRARATALRMLDTIHHASLRVALGCMSSTPISVLPSEAAETPLSLRRSLLVNRFILRNFCWNASLLARKLEDLTTDACTRGFRVNPEKVVLLAAYGAMGAFIGALDCSERPGYFDDSWGESRDYLGFHGWIGGPELGGGWMWILHLLRKP encoded by the coding sequence ATGTATGCGGACGATTTACTGCTTTACGTCACCGGGATTCTGGGGCGAGAAGCTTCTGAGCTGCTGAAATTGGCTTGTAAGCAACTGACTCCCCGGTTGGAGAGGCTCGGGCTTTCCATATTGACCCCAAAGTCACAGCTCTGTGTCTTTTCAAGGGGCAGGGGAGGGGGTCGTGGCATTTCGATTAGGATCAATGGAACAGTTGTTCGGAGTCAATGCACCCTCAACTACTTGGGTATAATAttagatcaaaaaatgaattgtatcGCTCACATTAGGGCGATCGCCGCCAAGGCATCAAGAGCTCTTAACATTCTCAGGGTGATTGCAAGAATCTCCTGGGGCGCCTTGCCCTCCCTTCTGCTCACCGTTCATAGGGGACTGAGCAGGGTGTGCTTGGAGTGGGGGGCCCCACTTTTCTTCAGAGCTAGAGCAACCGCGCTGAGAATGTTGGATACGATCCACCATGCCTCTCTGAGGGTTGCTTTGGGGTGTATGAGCTCCACTCCCATCTCTGTGCTTCCGTCGGAGGCTGCCGAGACTCCATTGTCGTTACGTCGCTCGCTTCTCGTGAACAGGTTCATACTGCGTAACTTCTGCTGGAATGCGAGCCTGTTGGCAAGGAAATTGGAGGACTTGACCACTGATGCATGCACTAGGGGTTTCAGGGTGAATCCGGAGAAGGTCGTCCTACTGGCTGCCTATGGCGCGATGGGAGCTTTTATAGGGGCGTTGGATTGCTCGGAGCGGCCGGGTTATTTTGACGATTCCTGGGGGGAATCCAGGGACTACCTGGGTTTTCACGGATGGATCGGTGGACCCGAGCTTGGGGGTGGTTGGATGTGGATACTACATCTCCTCAGGAAACCGTAG